The following DNA comes from Amycolatopsis solani.
ACTGAAGTGGGCGAACACGGCGAGTGCGTCCACTCTGGCCGGGCAGAGGTCGCTACGCTGTCGGCGTGCCGTTGTATGCCGCTTACGGATCGAACATGGAGCCCGCCCAGATGCTGGAGCGCGCGCCGCACTCTCCGATGGCCGGCAGCGGCTGGCTGGAGGGGTGGCGCCTGACCTTCGGCGGCGAGGACCTCGGCTGGGAAGGTGCCCTGGCCACGATCGTCGAAGACCCGGGATCCCGGGTCTTCGTCGTCCTCTACGACGTGACGCCGCTGGACGAGGACGGGCTGGACCGCTGGGAAGGCGGGGAGCTCGGGATGCACTCGAAGATCCGGCTCCGGGTGCAGAGCATGGACGGCTCGGTGCTGGCCTGGCTGTACGTCCTGGACGCGTACGAGGGCGGGCTGCCGTCGGCGCGGTACCTGGGTGTGCTGGCCGATGCCGCGGAGGCGGCCGGGGCGCCGTCGGACTACGTCGACGACCTGCGGACCCGCCCCTGTTCGGGCATCAGCGGCTGACTCCACACCCTGTGGACAACTCGGTGGCCTGAGCGCTACCACGAGCCCGCGCGAGACTCGCCGGGCACCCCGTCACGCGCGCCGGCCCGCATGTGCAAGCCGGCGACGCCCCGGGTCCGGGCGAACGTGAAACTCCTTGCGGCACAACGCAAAAAGCAGGCCGGCAGCGCTCGCGCGGCGGGCCGTCGACCAGTGTGCCCGCCGGTCCGCGGGCACGCAAAACGGCCCTTCCCCCGATCGAGGGAAGGGCCGATTCACGGCCTGTGGACAACTCGGTGGAGCTGTGGACAACCCGCGGTCAGGCGAGCGTCGTCAATGCGGTGTGGACCAGCGTGCGGACCCCGCAGAGCAGGGCTCGCTCGTCGAGGACGAACGTCGGGCGGTGGATGTCCGACTGCGGGGCCGGCGGCCCGGGCCAGACACCCAAGCGGGCGAACCCGCCCGGGACGTGCTCCAGGTACCAGCCGAAGTCTTCCCCGCCGGAGGACTGCTCGGTGCCGGCCACCGCGCCCTCGCCGAGGGCCGCTTCGACGCCCGCGCGCATCAGCGCGGTCGAGTCCGCGTCCGAGACCACCGGCGGGACGCCGCGGCGGTAGTCCAGCGAGAAGCCGACGCCGGTCGGGGCCAGCAGGGACTCCACAGAGGACGCCACCAGCGGCTCCAGCGACGTCCAGACCTCGTGGTCGGCGGTGCGGAGCGTGCCGCGCAGGACGCCGTCCTGGGGCACCGCGTTGGCCGCCTGGCCCGCGTGGACCGCGCCCCACACCAGGACGGTGCCGGAGCGCGGGTCGACCCGGCGCGAGAGCACCGCGGGCAGCGACGTGATCACCGTGCCCAGCGCGTGGACCAGGTCGGCCGTCAGGTGCGGCCGGGACGTGTGGCCGCCCGGCGACGTCAGGCGCAGCTCGATCAGGTCCGCCGCGGACGTCAGCGCGCCCACGCGCATGCCGACCGAGCCCACTTCGAGCCGCGGGTCGACGTGCAGGCCGTAGATCCGCTCGACGCCGTCGAGCGCGCCGGCCGCGATCATGTCCAGCGCGCCGCCGGGCATGACCTCCTCGGCGGGCTGGAAGATCAGCCGGACGCGGCCGGGCAGCTCCGGCGCGCCGGCCAGCGCGCGGGCCGCGCCGAGCAGGATCGCCGTGTGGGCGTCGTGGCCGCACATGTGGGCCGCGCCCTCCGACGTCGAGGCGTAGGGCAGCCCGGTGTCCTCGGTGAGCGGCAGCGCGTCCATGTCCGCGCGCAGCGCCACGCACCG
Coding sequences within:
- a CDS encoding gamma-glutamylcyclotransferase: MPLYAAYGSNMEPAQMLERAPHSPMAGSGWLEGWRLTFGGEDLGWEGALATIVEDPGSRVFVVLYDVTPLDEDGLDRWEGGELGMHSKIRLRVQSMDGSVLAWLYVLDAYEGGLPSARYLGVLADAAEAAGAPSDYVDDLRTRPCSGISG
- a CDS encoding amidohydrolase, with translation MTVLDSRPDVPGDPHGRMMTPMEGPEALISEAGVSMAPVEDLGAGRGPFWLDDWLRANATDVLAWRRHIHAHPELSRHEFATTELVVTLLRTVGLKPWVLPGGTGVVCDIGSGERCVALRADMDALPLTEDTGLPYASTSEGAAHMCGHDAHTAILLGAARALAGAPELPGRVRLIFQPAEEVMPGGALDMIAAGALDGVERIYGLHVDPRLEVGSVGMRVGALTSAADLIELRLTSPGGHTSRPHLTADLVHALGTVITSLPAVLSRRVDPRSGTVLVWGAVHAGQAANAVPQDGVLRGTLRTADHEVWTSLEPLVASSVESLLAPTGVGFSLDYRRGVPPVVSDADSTALMRAGVEAALGEGAVAGTEQSSGGEDFGWYLEHVPGGFARLGVWPGPPAPQSDIHRPTFVLDERALLCGVRTLVHTALTTLA